The following nucleotide sequence is from Thermococcus sp..
ATTACCTTTTCCTATTCTTCTTGGTGGGTGAGAATGAGCTGGAAGAGGGGGGCCTATCCTGAGTTCACGCTTGAGGACGCGGTGGCCGTTATTTTCCTTCTCCAGAACCCCGTTGGCAGGAAGACCATCTCCGAGATACTTGAGCTCGGGGAGGGGAGCGTTAGAACCCTTCTGAGAAAGCTCTCCGCCCTCGGCCTTATAGAGTCCAGCCAGAGGGGGCATGCCCTAAGCGGTAAGGGAAAGGAAACCGTTGAGAAAATCTCCGAACACTTCTCGGAGGCAGTTGAAGTTGGAAATGTCGAGGGAAAGCCAGCATATGCACTGCTCGTTAGAAACCCCGGGGAGTTCAAGAGCATAGAGCTCCGCGATGAGGCGATAAGGTTCCACGCGAGGGGCGCGCTCCTTCTCGTGGTCAGGGAGGGGAAGGCCGTCTTCCCCGAGGACGGGAGGCCCTTAAGCGAGACGATGCCCGAGCTAGCGGGGGAACTTGAGAAACTGCCCCTCGAAGAGGGAGACCTTGTGGTGGTTACGTGGGCGGATACCCCGGCGAAGGCCCTGAAGAGCACCTACCACGTCGCCCTGTTCCTGAAGGGAGAGGAACTCCCGGAGGAGATAAAATCGCTCGTGAGGTGAAAGCGTGAGGGGGCTCATTCTTGCTTTGGACGTCTACGATAGGGATAGGGCACTTGAGATAGCCGAGTGCACCGCTGACTACCTCTGGGCTGTGAAGGTGAACTGGCCTTTGATAATCGGCTCCGGCCTTAAAATAATCACCGAGCTGAAGCAGGTAACGGGACTGCCTATTATAGCCGACCTAAAGCTCGCTGACATACCCAACACAAACCGCCTCGTAGCCAGAAGGGTCTTTGATGCGGGGGCTGACTACATAATAGCCCACGGCTTCACCGGCAGGGACAGCGTTAAGGCCGTCATGGAGCTTGGGGAGACGATAATCGTCGTGGAGATGAGCCATCCCGGAGCTAAGGAGTTTATCCAGCCTGTAACGGATGGACTCATCGAGATGGCCAACGAGCTTGAGCCCTTCGGGGTTATAGCGCCTGCAACGAGGCCCGAGCGTATCAGGTATATCCGATCGAAGCTCAAGGACAACATCAAAGTTATAACCCCCGGAGTCGGGGCTCAGGGTGGAAAAGCAGGCGATGCCATAAGGGCCGGCGCGGACTACATCATCGTCGGGCGCGCGATTTACGAAAGTGAGAACCCGAGGGAGAGCGCAAGGGAGATTTTTGAGGAGGTGAGAGCGTGGAGCTGAAGGTCAAGCACCCTCTCAGCAAGAAGGAGATAAAGGAGATAATCCGGGAGATGAGCGAGATATTCGGGGAGGAGATAGCGGGAAAGATGCTGAGCAAAAAGGACAGGGTGGAAATAGCAGAGTTCGACAAAACGACCGAGATAATACTCGTGAACGGGAGGCCCTTCTTCATAAGGAGGAAGGAACTGGTCTTCCCGCTCGTCATAGCGCTCTACGAGCTGTCCAACGAAGAGGATTTAAGAAAGTGGCCGAGGCGCGTGGTCGTTGACGAGGGTGCCGTTCCCTACATCCTCAACGGGGCGGATGTGATGGCCGCTGGCATAGTAGA
It contains:
- a CDS encoding DUF4443 domain-containing protein, producing MSWKRGAYPEFTLEDAVAVIFLLQNPVGRKTISEILELGEGSVRTLLRKLSALGLIESSQRGHALSGKGKETVEKISEHFSEAVEVGNVEGKPAYALLVRNPGEFKSIELRDEAIRFHARGALLLVVREGKAVFPEDGRPLSETMPELAGELEKLPLEEGDLVVVTWADTPAKALKSTYHVALFLKGEELPEEIKSLVR
- the pyrF gene encoding orotidine-5'-phosphate decarboxylase, whose translation is MRGLILALDVYDRDRALEIAECTADYLWAVKVNWPLIIGSGLKIITELKQVTGLPIIADLKLADIPNTNRLVARRVFDAGADYIIAHGFTGRDSVKAVMELGETIIVVEMSHPGAKEFIQPVTDGLIEMANELEPFGVIAPATRPERIRYIRSKLKDNIKVITPGVGAQGGKAGDAIRAGADYIIVGRAIYESENPRESAREIFEEVRAWS
- a CDS encoding RNA-binding protein — translated: MELKVKHPLSKKEIKEIIREMSEIFGEEIAGKMLSKKDRVEIAEFDKTTEIILVNGRPFFIRRKELVFPLVIALYELSNEEDLRKWPRRVVVDEGAVPYILNGADVMAAGIVDADENIKEGDFVFVVEENYGRPLAIGIALMSGKAMKEKPKGKAVKNIHHAKDKIWQVTVG